Genomic DNA from Vanrija pseudolonga chromosome 3, complete sequence:
CGGTTTTAGTCTCATAGGCTGGCTGACGCCCAGGCTGGTGTAAGCGGCCCCGCGCCCCTCCTCgacaccgacctcgaccgcctgcgcgcccTGTTCGAAGTCAACGCcttcgcgccgctcgcgctcacgcagGCGTTTGCTCCGCTGTTAgtcgaggcgggcaagggcagccccctcgacgcggtcgtgCTCAACGTCGGCAGTGGGGCGAGCTATGGCCCGCCGTTCCGCGGCGCATATGGGAGCAGTAAGGCCGCGCTGCAGATCCTCTCGGAcgtgctgcgccgcgagctcgccccgctcggcaTCAAGGTGGTCACGCTGGAGCTGTGTGCGTCGCCGCTCCCTTGCCCTGGTGTACGTCTCGCTGACCCGCTCCCCAGTGATGGTGTCCACCGCGCTCCTGAACGGCGCGAAGCCGTTCGACCTCCTCTCACCCACGCCCTCGGGGTACTACGCCAACTGGCCCGAGATCGAGGCGGTGAACGAGGCCTCGATCCTCGCGCAGGCGAAGCAagccccgccgtcgcgcgacgtcgcgcgtggcctcgcgcgcgtgctgacgagccaggcgccgccgcgcaagctgtaggccggcgcgccggcgtggatCTTCCGCTGGGTCGTGCCGCTCCTGCCTGTTGCGTGGCTCGATTACGCGCACGCCTCTGCGAccggcgcgctcaagctcgtccaGCGCCCGGCGTAGTGTCTACTGTAGTCTATGCACCGTGTTGTgtcccgtcgccgccgggctGAGGCAGCGATTGCCAActccccgcgcgcgcctcgtgaTGGCGCGGGCAAGCGTCCACTCGTCGTTGGCGATaccgcgggcggcggcgctgttcCAGCGCCCgaccgtcggcgacgcggagCCGAGTGCACCGCATGCAGGTCCGAGATGCGCCGTGACTGAATTGCATGCACCGAGGCCGGCCAGGTCGAGCatgcggcgcggcgagtcgGGTCTTGTCCTGACTCCAACGGGTCCGACCCCGGTTGCCctgccgccgtgccgccgtgcCGACTGCTCGGCATGACGTCGAGCTGCCTCGCCCATATAAACCCCCCGACACGCGTCCAACTCACGCACATCGACTCTTCTTTCACTCTCTCTCCCACCACTTCACACTCGTTACCATGACCACGACCACCcctcgcgtcgccctcgtgaCAGGCTGCTCCGAGcccggctcgctcggcgcgcagctcgccctctccctcgcAAAGGAGCACGGCTTCCGCGTgttcgcgacggcgcgcaaCACCAAGTCGCTtgccggcctcgctgccgagggcctcgacgtgGGTGCATGCGCCGAGTTCCCGGCTGACAACACTCCCGCAGACtatcgagctcgacgtcaccaagcccgaggacatcgcggccgccgtcaagACGGTCAAGGACGCGaccggccgcctcgacgtgctcgtcaaCAACGCCGGCGTGgcagcccgcgcgccgctgctcgacaccgacctcgacggcttccgccgcctgctggaggtcaacctcgtcgcgccgctcgccatcacGCAGGCgttcgcgccgctcctcgtcgctggcgctgAGGCTGCGGGCCAGGACGCGGTCGTGCTCAACGTCGGCAGCGCAAGCGCGTGGGGTACGCCCTTCGTGAGCGCTTACGGCGCTACCAAGGTACGACGTTTGGGTTTCGGTTCGGTGCTAGCTGCATTCCACGGGACGGACGTAGGGCGATCTGTAGCAAGCTGACACTCGCACGCAGGCCGCCCTCCACTCCCTCTCCGActcgctgcgccgcgagaCGGCCGCCCTGCACATCAAGGTCATCACCGTCGAGCTGAGCACGACGCAGACGCCGATGGGctcgggcgagaaggagatgCGCATcgtgtcgagcacgccgtcggggCTGTACGACAACTGGGACGAGATCGACGCGGGCGTCAAGAAGGCCATGGGTGACAGCTTTGCGAGCGCGCCCAAGGCCGgtgacgtcgcgcgccgctgggccgccgcgctcgcgtcgcccaAGCCGCCCCGTAGGATGTGGGACGGATACCTCGCCTGGGCGTTCCGCTACCTCTTCCCCCTGCTGCCTGTCGCCagcgtcgaccgcgtcatGGGCAAGTCGATGCGTACCGACCTGGTGCGCGAcccgctcgccaaggcgtaggcaggcaggctggaGCAATGAGCTCCCTCAGATGTTCCTTGTTGTGCCCTAGATATCACTATGGTCGGCACACTGCCGACGGCTTAGACATTCATGAATCAGATTTACGACGCGTCGACCGTGGACCGTCCACCTCGGTGTTCTGCACGCAAGTTGGCGTGCTCTGCTGCGTGCTGCGTACCTGCTTGCTGCCCGCATAGGCACGTGTGAGTGTACATGAGAAGGGGTCGAGATGGTGTGCGAGATGGTATTTTGAGCATTCCAGCGGAACGGAACGACCACGGCCGAGAGGGCAACTCGCCCGttgtgctgctc
This window encodes:
- the cctT_0 gene encoding Short-chain dehydrogenase cctT, whose product is MPPRVALITGCSEPTSLGAALALELHHLGVKVYATARNGSTLAHLAAEGLSTLELDVTDAKSIAAAVEAVTAADGRLDILVNNAGVSGPAPLLDTDLDRLRALFEVNAFAPLALTQAFAPLLVEAGKGSPLDAVVLNVGSGASYGPPFRGAYGSSKAALQILSDVLRRELAPLGIKVVTLELLMVSTALLNGAKPFDLLSPTPSGYYANWPEIEAVNEASILAQAKQAPPSRDVARGLARVLTSQAPPRKL
- the ayr1_0 gene encoding NADPH-dependent 1-acyldihydroxyacetone phosphate reductase, translated to MTTTTPRVALVTGCSEPGSLGAQLALSLAKEHGFRVFATARNTKSLAGLAAEGLDTIELDVTKPEDIAAAVKTVKDATGRLDVLVNNAGVAARAPLLDTDLDGFRRLLEVNLVAPLAITQAFAPLLVAGAEAAGQDAVVLNVGSASAWGTPFVSAYGATKAALHSLSDSLRRETAALHIKVITVELSTTQTPMGSGEKEMRIVSSTPSGLYDNWDEIDAGVKKAMGDSFASAPKAGDVARRWAAALASPKPPRRMWDGYLAWAFRYLFPLLPVASVDRVMGKSMRTDLVRDPLAKA